The proteins below are encoded in one region of Anoplopoma fimbria isolate UVic2021 breed Golden Eagle Sablefish chromosome 19, Afim_UVic_2022, whole genome shotgun sequence:
- the LOC129108709 gene encoding zinc finger MYM-type protein 1-like yields MRAQQILLEKGATISPVAKVEDISKSKNDAPVQPNLNIFPTTLMGDRRRCFRQNWYTLHPWLEYSVIMDSTYCYACRHFSTPKAPDTVFVSTPGFRNWKNATMRKAGFSVHAKSERHKCAMIAWRDYQSAVKNDATLADILNKEHTKQVQENRAYIKTIGEVLLLTATQNIAQRGHDESEESNNKGNFREILSTVANHDPLVKRRLTSINNAKYTSKIIQNEVLGCLAEMVRSEIIEEVKNSEVFSIMADETKDVSKSEQISFTLRYYYNGAIKESFLHFESAERLDAASLTGKIVNLLESYGLNYKNNLVGQAYDGAAVMSGKHSGVQARIKEQAKFAFYIHCSAHCLNLVLVDVVKNVPETEEFFSLLQSLYIFTSGSYVHPKWLSLQKEMYGKTRELQRLSDTRWACRFLALRNIMDTLPALKRLLQQIAQERHGERTVEARGLLPQIDLQFVVHLVTLSKLFGETKLLSDMLQSQTVDLARAVDLVNALVQTLKDHRQESFFDKLWDEALTICEHCDSAPSVAKRQTMLSTRLSGYCTLSTVGQREVERDKAMFCTSFFYPVIDSMLKELNRRFSNTNCELMTSIQSLNPQSDAFLKETNVFSFGRLYNADIDDLGHELHQFKRVLDRKIQSGEITKPCNTVELVCFIEPYREVFFELFRLCKIAVTLPVSSASCERSFSTLKLIKTFLRSTTTDMRLSDLGVLSIESRRAKALDLDAFVDRFARQHNRRILLL; encoded by the exons ATGCGAGCTCAGCAAATACTCCTGGAGAAAGGAGCTACGATTTCTCCTGTTGCAAAAGTCGAAG ATATCAGCAAGTCCAAGAATGATGCACCAGTACAGCCGAACTTGAATATATTCCCAACCACTTTGATGGGGGACAGAAGACGGTGCTTCAGGCAAAACTGGTATACTCTTCATCCATGGCTTGAGTATTCTGTCATAATGGACTCTACATATTGCTATGCATGTAGACATTTTAGCACACCAAAGGCCCCtgacactgtttttgtttcaacccCTGGGTTTAGAAACTGGAAAAATGCAACTATGAGAAAGGCAGGGTTTTCAGTTCATGCAAAGTCTGAGCGACACAAGTGTGCGATGATAGCATGGCGGGATTATCAAAGTGCTGTTAAAAATGATGCAACACTAGCAGATATCCTTAACAAAGAACACACTAAACAAGTACAAGAAAATCGGGcatacattaaaacaattgGGGAAGTGCTGTTACTTACAGCTACACAAAACATAGCACAAAGAGGGCATGATGAATCTGAAGAGTCCAATAACAAAGGAAACTTTAGGGAAATTCTTAGCACAGTTGCTAACCACGACCCACTTGTTAAGAGAAGATTAACTTCTATTAACAATGCAAAGTACACAAGCAAGATCATCCAGAATGAGGTTTTGGGTTGTTTGGCAGAAATGGTTCGTTCTGAAATCATAGAAGAAGTGAAGAACAGTGAGGTTTTCAGCATCATGGCAGATGAAACAAAGGATGTTTCAAAAAGTGAACAGATTTCTTTCACACTCAGGTACTATTACAATGGGGCCATTAAGGAGAGTTTTCTCCATTTTGAATCTGCAGAGAGGTTAGATGCAGCAAGCCTAACTGGAAAAATAGTGAACTTACTGGAAAGTTACGGCCTGAACTACAAAAATAACCTTGTAGGCCAAGCATACGATGGCGCTGCCGTTATGAGCGGTAAACATTCAGGGGTTCAGGCAAGGATCAAAGAACAGGCTAAATTTGCCTTCTACATTCATTGTAGTGCACACTGTCTCAATTTAGTGTTAGTTGATGTAGTCAAAAATGTCCCAGAAACAGaggagtttttttctttgttacagAGCCTTTATATTTTTACCTCTGGCTCATATGTGCACCCAAAATGGCTGTCTCtccaaaaagaaatgtatggCAAAACAAGAGAGTTGCAACGTTTAAGCGACACACGTTGGGCATGCCGATTTCTAGCCCTACGCAACATAATGGACACTCTACCTGCCCTTAAACGACTACTGCAACAGATTGCTCAAGAACGCCACGGTGAAAGAACTGTTGAGGCCCGAGGTCTTCTGCCTCAAATTGACCTACAATTTGTTGTGCACCTTGTCACTCTTAGTAAGTTGTTTGGGGAGACAAAACTACTGTCTGACATGTTACAGTCACAAACTGTTGATCTGGCTAGAGCTGTTGACTTGGTAAATGCTTTAGTCCAGACATTGAAAGACCACAGGCAGGAGTCTTTCTTTGATAAGTTGTGGGATGAAGCATTGACTATTTGTGAGCACTGTGATTCTGCACCATCAGTGGCAAAACGTCAGACAATGCTGAGCACTAGGCTCAGTGGCTACTGCACACTAAGCACTGTTGGTCAGAGGGAGGTAGAACGTGACAAAGCTATGTTTTGCACATCATTTTTCTATCCTGTAATTGACAGCATGCTCAAGGAGTTGAACAGACGTTTCTCCAATACCAACTGTGAGCTCATGACAAGCATACAGTCTCTCAACCCCCAGAGTGATGCCTTTTTAAAGGAGAccaatgttttttcatttggcCGTTTGTACAATGCAGACATTGATGATTTAGGGCATGAGCTCCATCAATTTAAGAGAGTTTtggacagaaaaatacagagtgGTGAAATTACAAAGCCATGCAATACAGTTGagctggtttgttttattgagcCATACAGGGAAGTTTTCTTTGAACTCTTTAGACTGTGCAAGATTGCCGTAACCCTTCCTGTAAGCTCAGCCTCTTGCGAACGCAGTTTCTCCACACTGAAACTGATCAAAACCTTCCTGCGGTCCACCACTACTGACATGAGACTCAGTGATCTTGGTGTCCTGAGCATAGAGTCCAGAAGGGCCAAGGCTCTGGATCTGGATGCATTTGTGGACCGTTTTGCCAGACAGCACAACCGCCGTATCCTGTTGTTGTAG